The proteins below are encoded in one region of Syntrophorhabdaceae bacterium:
- a CDS encoding S8 family serine peptidase: MDGKIVECRKRLLITAIAMGMAVLIPFLEAAAAAPTVGDGGKKVRSAGGHKALSSTIESRGSVKVLVRLDTPYSADHSLSGNRAGAQRIAIRDSQKALLSELAGSGLTPAGVYQYNYIPYMTMSIDRVTLDRLLASRKVTEISEDVPVPPMAVAGWDITLIGANTLHAQGVTGKGLTVAVLDTGVDKNHPYLAGAVVSEACYSSNDSTYGSTSLCPGGVTESSDLDSALPYGSGCPDGECDHGTHVSGTIAGRSDIPGSPGPGVAPGAGIIAIQVFSLFPAGFCGTAPCALAFTSDLVKALERVYALRDTYKIASANMSLGGGQYPSPGACDTANGATKAAIDNLRGAGIATVISSGNSGYCGSMGAPGCISTAISVGATDSDDEVASYSNSASFLTLLAPGSGITSSIPHSAYKTWNGTSMAAPHVAGSWALMKEKSGTASVDEVLLALTSTGKSLTDGKCHSVPVTKQRINVHEAYNSMGPAVTLAVLKSGTGSGTITSTPSGISCGSACSMGFATGVSVTLTASPTGDSVFTGWSGSGCSGTGPCTVTMDSAKSVTAEFTLGRLLAVSLAGPGSGTVTSSPSGINCGAQCSARFLPGVQVTLTPAPATGSAFAYWTGGCVGAATPCKVVMSADTAVQAVFYPVNGKKLKLNIARKAASSGAGTITSGDGMIDCGATCGKMYYPGTPVTLTAAPSENSIFTDWSVSGLSGACSGTGPTCSITMDRAKTVTASFTGPRILHVSRKRINDGDGTVTGSPAGIDCGAACRGLYPLNTMVTLSATPVPGSVFAGWSNGCSGAGATCSITMDRAKTVSASFVGPYTLKIVKKEKKKGAGTVTSSPAGIDCGAACQAALLHNMSVTLSAVPAVGSTFTGWSGSGCSGTSPTCTVVMSRARTVSAAFAGP, encoded by the coding sequence ATGGACGGTAAGATTGTTGAATGCAGGAAAAGACTCCTAATTACAGCTATTGCTATGGGTATGGCCGTTTTGATCCCTTTTCTCGAAGCCGCTGCGGCGGCTCCGACGGTGGGAGACGGGGGGAAGAAGGTAAGAAGTGCGGGAGGTCATAAGGCCCTCTCTTCAACCATTGAATCCCGGGGATCGGTAAAGGTGCTGGTAAGGCTCGATACCCCCTATTCTGCCGACCACTCCCTCTCCGGGAACCGGGCAGGGGCACAGCGTATTGCCATCAGGGACTCTCAAAAGGCGCTCTTGTCAGAGCTCGCCGGCTCAGGGCTCACCCCCGCAGGCGTCTACCAATATAACTATATTCCCTATATGACGATGAGCATCGACCGCGTCACGCTCGATAGGCTCCTTGCATCGAGGAAAGTGACGGAAATCTCCGAAGATGTCCCGGTCCCGCCCATGGCGGTTGCGGGCTGGGATATCACCCTCATCGGCGCCAATACTCTTCATGCCCAGGGGGTTACAGGAAAGGGGCTTACCGTGGCGGTACTCGACACGGGGGTGGACAAGAACCATCCTTATCTCGCGGGCGCCGTCGTATCGGAAGCATGTTACTCGTCGAACGACAGCACCTACGGAAGCACCTCACTCTGTCCGGGCGGCGTCACGGAGTCGTCGGACCTAGACTCGGCCCTCCCTTACGGATCCGGCTGCCCTGACGGTGAATGCGATCACGGGACCCATGTCTCCGGAACGATTGCGGGACGGAGCGATATACCCGGGAGCCCCGGACCGGGTGTCGCGCCGGGGGCCGGCATTATTGCCATACAGGTGTTCTCCCTTTTTCCCGCTGGTTTTTGCGGCACCGCGCCCTGTGCACTGGCTTTTACCTCAGATTTGGTGAAGGCCCTGGAACGGGTCTATGCCCTCAGGGATACCTATAAGATTGCGTCCGCGAATATGAGTCTCGGAGGGGGGCAATATCCGAGTCCCGGTGCCTGCGATACGGCGAACGGGGCGACCAAGGCAGCGATCGATAACTTGAGGGGGGCGGGAATCGCCACCGTCATCTCGAGTGGAAACAGCGGGTACTGCGGCTCGATGGGTGCGCCAGGCTGCATTTCAACCGCCATAAGCGTAGGGGCAACTGACAGTGACGACGAGGTGGCAAGCTACTCGAACAGCGCCTCTTTTTTGACCCTGCTTGCGCCGGGATCGGGGATTACCTCATCGATTCCCCACAGCGCCTACAAGACCTGGAACGGGACATCCATGGCTGCCCCTCATGTGGCGGGGTCGTGGGCTCTCATGAAAGAGAAGAGCGGCACCGCTTCCGTGGACGAGGTCCTTCTTGCATTGACCTCGACGGGCAAAAGCCTCACCGATGGCAAATGCCATTCCGTGCCGGTGACCAAACAGAGAATCAACGTCCATGAGGCCTACAATTCCATGGGCCCCGCGGTCACCCTTGCAGTATTGAAATCAGGGACCGGTTCGGGTACTATCACCAGCACCCCTTCGGGCATCAGCTGCGGCTCTGCCTGCTCCATGGGCTTTGCGACCGGTGTGTCGGTGACGCTGACCGCCTCGCCCACGGGCGATTCCGTCTTCACGGGTTGGAGCGGGTCGGGATGCAGCGGTACCGGCCCGTGTACCGTGACCATGGATAGCGCCAAATCGGTTACGGCCGAATTCACGCTGGGGCGGCTTCTTGCCGTTTCTTTGGCAGGGCCCGGTTCAGGCACGGTCACGAGCTCTCCCTCGGGCATAAACTGTGGCGCTCAATGCTCCGCCCGTTTTCTGCCGGGAGTTCAGGTGACCCTTACCCCCGCACCGGCAACGGGCTCTGCGTTTGCGTACTGGACGGGAGGGTGCGTGGGCGCGGCAACCCCATGTAAAGTGGTCATGAGCGCCGATACCGCCGTGCAGGCGGTTTTCTATCCCGTGAATGGTAAAAAGCTAAAATTGAATATCGCGAGAAAGGCGGCCTCCTCCGGTGCCGGAACCATCACGTCCGGAGACGGGATGATCGACTGCGGGGCCACCTGCGGCAAAATGTATTATCCCGGCACCCCTGTGACCCTGACTGCGGCGCCTTCTGAAAATTCGATATTCACCGATTGGAGCGTCTCAGGCCTGAGCGGCGCATGCTCCGGTACAGGCCCTACATGCAGCATCACGATGGATCGGGCGAAGACGGTGACCGCCTCTTTTACCGGGCCTCGAATTCTGCATGTATCCAGGAAAAGGATCAATGACGGGGATGGGACCGTGACAGGAAGTCCTGCCGGAATAGACTGCGGGGCCGCGTGCCGGGGTTTATACCCTCTCAATACGATGGTAACCCTCTCCGCCACTCCTGTGCCGGGTTCGGTTTTTGCGGGCTGGAGCAACGGATGCTCCGGCGCAGGAGCCACATGCAGTATTACCATGGACAGGGCGAAGACGGTGAGCGCTTCCTTCGTCGGTCCCTATACGCTCAAAATCGTGAAGAAGGAGAAGAAGAAAGGCGCCGGGACCGTCACAAGCAGTCCTGCCGGAATAGACTGCGGGGCTGCGTGCCAGGCCGCGTTGCTCCATAACATGTCCGTGACTCTCAGCGCCGTCCCTGCCGTCGGTTCCACGTTTACCGGTTGGAGCGGATCGGGCTGCAGCGGCACAAGCCCTACCTGTACGGTGGTCATGAGCAGGGCAAGAACGGTCTCGGCAGCTTTTGCGGGACCGTGA